A genome region from Micromonospora peucetia includes the following:
- a CDS encoding carbohydrate ABC transporter permease, producing MSTTRAAPAAPQSGRDADTSVDRRSRRPEPGRWRNRLYRFDVRYAPYLLIAPFFLLFAVFGLFPIVFNGVVALRHWRLDDPALTGWAGLENFSRLFTDDDFFNALANTFGIFLLSTVPQLLLALIVASLLNRKLRAQTWFRVGVLLPYITPVTASTLIFSVVFARDTGIANWALSLLGIGGTEPIDWRSAKWSSWIAIATMVNWKWIGYNALLYLAAMQSIPRDVYEAAAVDGAGPWRQLWRITVPMIRPVVIFTVVLSTIGGLQLFTEPMLFDSNPALGLGGDDGQWQTVAQLIYKVGWRDLNLGYAAAMSWALFLVILIVAAVNALVTNRLGGGRK from the coding sequence ATGTCCACCACCCGTGCCGCCCCCGCAGCCCCCCAATCCGGCCGGGACGCCGACACGTCGGTTGACCGCCGCAGCCGCCGACCCGAGCCGGGCCGCTGGCGCAACCGGCTGTACCGCTTCGACGTGCGCTACGCGCCGTACCTGCTGATCGCCCCGTTCTTCCTGCTCTTCGCGGTCTTCGGGCTCTTCCCGATCGTGTTCAACGGCGTCGTCGCGCTGCGCCACTGGCGGCTCGACGACCCGGCGCTCACCGGCTGGGCCGGGCTGGAGAACTTCAGCCGCCTCTTCACCGACGACGACTTCTTCAACGCGCTCGCCAACACCTTCGGCATCTTCCTGCTCTCCACCGTGCCCCAACTGCTGCTGGCGCTGATCGTCGCGTCGCTGCTGAACCGGAAGCTACGGGCCCAGACCTGGTTCCGGGTGGGAGTGCTGCTGCCGTACATCACCCCGGTGACCGCCTCCACGCTGATCTTCTCCGTGGTCTTCGCCCGGGACACCGGCATCGCCAACTGGGCGCTGTCGCTGCTCGGCATCGGCGGGACCGAGCCGATCGACTGGCGGTCCGCCAAGTGGTCCTCCTGGATCGCCATCGCCACCATGGTCAACTGGAAGTGGATCGGCTACAACGCGCTGCTCTACCTGGCCGCCATGCAGTCCATCCCGCGCGACGTCTACGAGGCCGCCGCCGTCGACGGCGCCGGGCCGTGGCGCCAACTGTGGCGGATCACCGTGCCGATGATCCGGCCGGTGGTCATCTTCACCGTCGTGCTCTCCACCATCGGCGGCCTGCAACTGTTCACCGAGCCGATGCTCTTCGACTCCAACCCGGCCCTGGGCCTCGGCGGCGACGACGGGCAGTGGCAGACCGTCGCGCAGCTCATCTACAAGGTCGGCTGGCGGGACCTGAACCTCGGCTACGCCGCCGCCATGTCGTGGGCCCTCTTCCTGGTCATCCTGATCGTCGCGGCGGTCAACGCCCTGGTCACCAACCGCCTGGGCGGTGGAAGAAAATGA
- a CDS encoding glycoside hydrolase family 2 protein codes for MTRRALHEGWTLRAVPGPQVPAGIAGRAVPATVPGCVHTDLLAAGLILDPYLDDNEKALAWIGRTDWVYETTFAHEPCADERVDLVCAGLDTVATLTLNGTEVGRTENMHRGYRFDVRSSLVAGSNTLGVRLDSAYRYAEAHRDRLGDRPNAYPEPFPFIRKMACNFGWDWGPTLVTAGIWQEIGLHAWSTARLAAVRPLVTVEAGDGRVELHVDIERAGGAPLTVRAGDAPLTVRATVSGATAEATIPAGEHTAVLVLTVADPALWWPRGYGEQRRYELAVTLCGPDGERLDDWSRRVGFRSVRLDTTPDAHGTPFALHVNDTPVFVRGVNWIPDDAFPTRITRDRLAHRFDQAAGANINLLRVWGGGRYESDDFYDLADEAGLLVQQDFLFACAAYPEEEPFGAEVAAEAAEQVLRLAPHPSLVLWTGNNENIWGWHDWDWQEPLAGRTWGRGYYLDLLPRIVGELDPTRPYWPGSPWSGSEEIHPNDPAHGTTHIWDVWNTDDYTKYREYVPRFVAEFGYQAPPAYATLRRALSDQPLAPDSPGMAHHQKAIDGDAKLRRGLDAHLPEPADFDDWHWLTQLNQARAIQLAVEHFRSHRDVCAGTIVWQLNDCWPVTSWSAVDGDGRRKPLWYALRRAYADRLLTVQPREGGLALVAVNDGSTPWRATASVSRLTLTGEPRAKTTLELDVPAYSSVTLALPAELARPEQARRELLVAEAGGTERVVGHLGDGRGERALWFFAEDRDADRPAARYDATVESIDGGQQVRVTARTVLRDLTLFPDRLDPAAEVDEALVTLLPGESATFTVRCDAPLDPAALTARPVLRCVNDIITD; via the coding sequence GTGACCCGGCGAGCGTTGCACGAGGGCTGGACCCTGCGGGCGGTACCCGGACCGCAGGTACCGGCCGGGATCGCGGGCCGCGCGGTGCCGGCCACCGTCCCCGGCTGCGTGCACACCGACCTGCTCGCCGCCGGCCTGATCCTCGACCCGTACCTGGACGACAACGAGAAGGCGCTGGCCTGGATCGGCCGCACCGACTGGGTCTACGAGACCACCTTCGCCCACGAGCCGTGCGCCGACGAGCGGGTCGACCTGGTCTGCGCCGGCCTGGACACCGTCGCCACGCTCACCCTCAACGGCACCGAGGTCGGCCGCACGGAGAACATGCACCGTGGCTATCGCTTCGACGTCCGGTCCTCGCTGGTCGCCGGCTCCAACACCCTCGGCGTACGCCTCGACTCCGCCTACCGTTACGCCGAGGCGCACCGGGACCGGCTCGGGGACCGGCCGAACGCCTACCCGGAGCCGTTCCCGTTCATCCGCAAGATGGCCTGCAACTTCGGCTGGGACTGGGGGCCGACCCTGGTCACCGCCGGCATCTGGCAGGAGATCGGGCTGCACGCCTGGTCCACCGCCCGGCTGGCCGCCGTACGTCCCCTGGTGACCGTCGAGGCCGGCGACGGCCGGGTGGAGTTGCACGTCGACATCGAGCGGGCCGGGGGCGCTCCGCTTACCGTGCGGGCTGGGGACGCTCCGCTCACCGTGCGGGCGACCGTCTCCGGCGCGACGGCCGAGGCGACGATCCCGGCCGGGGAGCACACTGCCGTGCTCGTCCTCACCGTCGCCGACCCCGCGCTGTGGTGGCCCCGGGGGTACGGCGAGCAGCGCCGCTACGAGCTGGCGGTGACCCTGTGCGGGCCGGACGGGGAACGCCTGGACGACTGGTCGCGGCGGGTCGGCTTTCGGTCGGTGCGCCTCGACACCACCCCCGACGCGCACGGCACGCCGTTCGCCCTGCACGTCAACGACACCCCGGTCTTCGTCCGGGGCGTCAACTGGATCCCCGACGACGCCTTCCCCACCCGGATCACCCGGGACCGGCTGGCGCACCGGTTCGACCAGGCCGCCGGGGCGAACATCAACCTGCTGCGCGTCTGGGGCGGCGGCCGGTACGAGTCGGACGACTTCTACGACCTGGCCGACGAGGCGGGGCTGCTGGTGCAGCAGGACTTCCTCTTCGCCTGCGCCGCCTATCCCGAGGAGGAACCGTTCGGCGCGGAGGTGGCCGCCGAGGCCGCCGAGCAGGTGCTCCGGCTCGCACCGCACCCGTCGCTGGTGCTCTGGACCGGCAACAACGAGAACATCTGGGGCTGGCACGACTGGGACTGGCAGGAGCCCCTCGCCGGGCGCACCTGGGGGCGCGGCTACTACCTGGACCTGCTGCCCCGCATCGTCGGCGAGTTGGACCCGACGCGGCCGTACTGGCCGGGCAGCCCGTGGTCGGGCAGCGAGGAGATCCACCCCAACGACCCGGCGCATGGCACCACGCACATCTGGGACGTCTGGAACACCGACGACTACACCAAATACCGCGAGTACGTGCCACGCTTCGTCGCCGAGTTCGGCTACCAGGCCCCACCCGCGTACGCGACGCTGCGCCGGGCCCTGTCGGACCAGCCCCTCGCGCCCGACTCGCCCGGCATGGCGCACCACCAGAAGGCCATCGACGGGGACGCCAAACTCCGGCGGGGCCTCGACGCCCACCTGCCGGAGCCGGCGGACTTCGACGACTGGCACTGGCTGACCCAGCTCAACCAGGCGCGCGCCATCCAGCTCGCGGTGGAGCACTTCCGCTCCCACCGGGACGTCTGCGCGGGCACCATCGTCTGGCAGCTCAACGACTGCTGGCCGGTGACCTCCTGGTCGGCCGTCGACGGCGACGGCCGCCGCAAACCGCTGTGGTACGCGCTGCGCCGGGCGTACGCGGACCGACTGCTGACCGTCCAGCCCCGCGAGGGTGGGCTGGCCTTGGTGGCGGTCAACGACGGGTCGACCCCGTGGCGGGCGACCGCCTCGGTGAGCCGGCTGACCCTGACCGGCGAGCCACGGGCCAAGACCACGCTGGAGCTGGACGTCCCCGCGTACTCCTCGGTGACGCTGGCACTGCCGGCTGAGCTGGCGCGGCCGGAGCAGGCCCGCCGCGAGCTGCTGGTGGCCGAGGCGGGCGGCACGGAGCGCGTCGTCGGTCACCTCGGAGACGGGCGCGGGGAGCGGGCGCTCTGGTTCTTCGCCGAGGACCGCGACGCGGACCGACCGGCGGCCCGGTACGACGCGACGGTCGAGTCAATCGACGGCGGGCAGCAGGTCCGGGTCACCGCCCGGACGGTGCTGCGCGACCTGACCCTCTTCCCGGACCGGCTGGACCCGGCGGCCGAGGTAGACGAGGCACTGGTCACCCTGCTGCCGGGTGAGTCGGCCACCTTCACCGTGCGCTGCGACGCGCCGCTGGACCCGGCAGCGCTGACCGCCCGACCCGTGCTGCGCTGCGTCAACGACATCATCACCGACTGA
- a CDS encoding carbohydrate binding domain-containing protein translates to MRPSTGRRRRMIGAALAAGLTVGLAPLSTAAAANSVTVYYRPPTAWTGQVNIHYAPNGGAWTAVPGVAMETACAGWRKRTVDAGTATGLQVVFNDNAGTWDNNRGANYRTGTGTVTVADGVVGTGDPCGTPTPTPTPTNPPTGRTADVWYHVGTKGWTTANIHYQPAGGAWTTVPGVPMEAGCTGWARRVVDLGTATTLRAAFNNGAGAWDNNNGADYTIGSGVSTVKAGVVTADAASPCPPDSPDTTPPSTPTGLGATANGLRVAVSWAAATDDRAVTGYRLTRTGGPQGTVTVTTAGTSHVDNALSPDTRYEYTVQAYDAAGNTSPASAPAAATTGSTPPPPPAGTPLGGDPREDSIYFVMTARFADGDSTNNRGGSQHVRSGNAANDDPMFRGDFKGLIDKLDYVKGLGFSALWITPVVLNRSDYDFHGYHGWDFFRVDPRLESPGATYQDLINAAHAKGMKIFQDVVYNHSSRWGAKGLFTPTVYGVRDEQWKWMYSRPEAGREYDPTVEHSGTDPELTPAQNALAKGRPYNGDVWSTTAPAGNQCPRWGAPAGTSPEGFRLYECQWPTPTSKLFPADLYHQCWIGNWEGEDSRSCWLHEDLADFNTENATVQKHLIDAYNRFIDMGVDGFRIDTAVHIPRVTWNRRFLPAIQQHALAKHGEKGRDFYVFGEVAAFVNDKWNRGSVNHSAQFFTWKERRDYSPDDVRAAIEQYDHEQLIGPSGQPTTDNAFLRGNTYHAPDRSKFSGMNVIDMRMHMNFGDANNAFGNGKDSDDSYNDATYNVVYVDSHDYGPNKSNTRYTGGTGAWAENMSLMWTFRGIPTLYYGSEIEFQKGARIDCGPSCPLATTGRAYYGGHLAGTVTATDFGRVGSATGPVAATLDKPLVKHVQRLNQIRRAVPALQKGQYSTEGISGNSMAYKRRFTAGAVDSFALVTVSGSATFTGVPNGRYTDAVTGDVRTVTNGTLTASVSGQGNLRAYVLDLPGNPAPGKVGETGPYLR, encoded by the coding sequence ATGCGCCCCAGCACCGGACGACGACGACGGATGATCGGGGCCGCGCTGGCCGCCGGGCTCACCGTCGGGCTGGCCCCGCTCAGCACGGCCGCCGCCGCGAACTCCGTGACCGTCTACTACCGACCCCCCACCGCCTGGACCGGGCAGGTGAACATCCACTACGCCCCGAACGGCGGCGCATGGACGGCCGTCCCCGGGGTGGCGATGGAGACCGCGTGCGCCGGCTGGCGCAAGCGCACCGTCGACGCCGGGACCGCCACCGGCCTCCAGGTGGTGTTCAACGACAACGCCGGGACCTGGGACAACAACAGGGGCGCGAACTACCGCACCGGCACCGGCACGGTGACCGTCGCCGACGGCGTGGTCGGCACGGGCGATCCCTGCGGCACCCCCACACCGACGCCCACCCCGACGAACCCGCCGACCGGCCGGACGGCCGACGTCTGGTACCACGTCGGGACCAAGGGCTGGACCACCGCGAACATCCACTACCAGCCCGCCGGCGGCGCCTGGACCACCGTCCCCGGTGTGCCGATGGAGGCGGGCTGCACCGGTTGGGCCCGCCGGGTGGTCGACCTCGGCACCGCCACCACGCTCCGGGCGGCTTTCAACAACGGCGCCGGAGCCTGGGACAACAACAACGGCGCGGACTACACCATCGGCTCCGGGGTGAGCACGGTAAAGGCGGGGGTGGTGACCGCCGACGCGGCCTCACCGTGCCCGCCCGACAGCCCGGACACGACGCCGCCGTCCACCCCCACGGGGCTGGGCGCGACCGCGAACGGGCTGCGGGTCGCCGTCTCCTGGGCGGCGGCCACCGACGACCGGGCGGTCACCGGTTACCGGCTCACCCGCACCGGCGGGCCGCAGGGCACGGTCACGGTGACCACCGCCGGCACCAGCCACGTCGACAACGCGCTGAGCCCGGACACCCGGTACGAGTACACCGTCCAGGCGTACGACGCGGCCGGCAACACCTCCCCGGCCAGCGCCCCCGCCGCGGCGACCACCGGCAGCACCCCGCCGCCGCCACCGGCCGGCACACCGCTCGGCGGCGATCCCCGCGAGGACAGCATCTACTTCGTGATGACCGCCCGGTTCGCCGACGGCGACAGCACCAACAACCGGGGCGGCAGCCAGCACGTGAGGTCCGGCAACGCGGCCAACGACGACCCGATGTTCCGCGGCGACTTCAAGGGTCTGATCGACAAGCTCGACTATGTCAAGGGGCTCGGCTTCTCCGCCCTCTGGATCACCCCGGTCGTGCTGAACCGGTCCGACTACGACTTCCACGGCTACCACGGCTGGGACTTCTTCCGGGTCGACCCGCGTCTGGAGAGCCCCGGCGCGACCTACCAGGACCTGATCAACGCCGCGCACGCCAAGGGCATGAAGATCTTCCAGGACGTGGTCTACAACCACAGCTCCCGGTGGGGCGCCAAGGGCCTGTTCACCCCCACCGTGTACGGCGTCCGCGACGAGCAGTGGAAGTGGATGTACAGCAGGCCGGAGGCGGGCCGCGAGTACGACCCGACGGTCGAGCACTCCGGCACCGACCCGGAGCTGACCCCGGCGCAGAACGCCCTCGCCAAGGGCCGGCCATACAACGGGGACGTCTGGTCGACCACCGCGCCGGCCGGCAACCAGTGCCCACGCTGGGGCGCCCCGGCCGGCACCAGCCCCGAGGGCTTCCGGCTCTACGAGTGCCAGTGGCCGACCCCGACCAGCAAGCTGTTCCCGGCCGACCTCTACCACCAGTGCTGGATCGGCAACTGGGAGGGTGAGGACTCGCGCAGCTGCTGGCTGCACGAGGACCTGGCCGACTTCAACACCGAGAACGCCACCGTGCAGAAGCACCTGATCGACGCGTACAACCGGTTCATCGACATGGGGGTGGACGGCTTCCGGATCGACACGGCCGTACACATCCCCCGGGTCACCTGGAACCGCCGGTTCCTGCCGGCGATCCAGCAGCACGCGCTGGCCAAACACGGCGAGAAGGGCCGGGACTTCTACGTCTTCGGCGAGGTCGCCGCGTTCGTCAACGACAAGTGGAACCGCGGCTCGGTCAACCACTCGGCGCAGTTCTTCACCTGGAAGGAGCGCAGGGACTACAGCCCCGACGACGTGCGGGCCGCGATCGAGCAGTACGACCACGAGCAGCTGATCGGCCCGAGCGGGCAGCCCACCACCGACAACGCGTTCCTGCGCGGCAACACGTACCACGCGCCGGACCGCTCGAAGTTCTCCGGCATGAACGTCATCGACATGCGGATGCACATGAACTTCGGCGACGCGAACAACGCCTTCGGCAACGGCAAGGACTCCGACGACAGCTACAACGACGCCACCTACAACGTCGTGTACGTCGACAGCCACGACTACGGCCCAAACAAGTCGAACACCCGGTACACCGGAGGCACCGGCGCCTGGGCGGAGAACATGAGCCTGATGTGGACGTTCCGGGGGATCCCGACGCTCTACTACGGCTCGGAGATCGAGTTCCAGAAGGGCGCGAGGATCGACTGCGGGCCGAGCTGCCCGCTGGCCACCACCGGCCGGGCCTACTACGGCGGCCACCTGGCGGGCACGGTCACCGCGACCGACTTCGGCCGGGTCGGCTCCGCCACCGGGCCGGTGGCCGCCACGCTGGACAAACCGCTGGTCAAACACGTGCAGCGGCTCAACCAGATCCGCCGGGCGGTGCCGGCCCTGCAGAAGGGGCAGTACTCGACCGAGGGGATCAGCGGCAACTCGATGGCGTACAAGCGCCGCTTCACCGCAGGCGCGGTGGACAGCTTCGCGCTGGTGACGGTCTCCGGGAGCGCGACGTTCACCGGGGTGCCCAACGGCCGGTACACCGACGCGGTCACCGGCGACGTCCGGACGGTCACCAACGGGACGCTGACGGCGAGCGTCAGCGGACAGGGCAACCTGCGGGCGTACGTGCTGGACCTGCCGGGTAACCCGGCGCCGGGCAAGGTCGGCGAGACCGGCCCCTACCTGCGGTGA
- a CDS encoding carbohydrate ABC transporter permease, whose protein sequence is MGRAPQHLPGSVRTYLFLSVVIAFSAFPLYWMFVIATNTDEALAKIPPQVLPGGQLVTNLREVFSMQDVFFLQSLGNSVIVSTVVTASVLFFCSLAGFAFAKLRFKGRNALMVMVILTMTVPNQLGVVALYILMGRMPGEGGWNGTLLAVIVPGLVSAFGVFYMRQFILDAVPDELVEAARMDGASTMRIFWSVVVPAVRPAMAVLGLLTFVATWNEFQWPLITLGGTDYPTSMVALSDLASGNYVLYRRVLAGALVATLPLLVMLFIGGRQIVRGIMEGAVKS, encoded by the coding sequence ATGGGGCGGGCGCCGCAGCACCTGCCCGGCAGCGTCCGGACCTACCTGTTCCTGAGCGTCGTGATCGCGTTCTCGGCGTTCCCGCTCTACTGGATGTTCGTCATCGCCACGAACACCGACGAGGCGCTGGCGAAGATCCCGCCGCAGGTGCTGCCCGGCGGGCAGCTCGTCACCAACCTGCGGGAGGTCTTCTCCATGCAGGACGTGTTCTTCCTCCAGTCGCTCGGCAACAGCGTGATCGTGTCGACGGTGGTGACCGCCTCGGTGCTCTTCTTCTGCTCGCTGGCCGGCTTCGCCTTCGCCAAGCTGCGGTTCAAGGGGCGTAACGCGCTGATGGTCATGGTCATCCTGACCATGACGGTGCCGAACCAGCTCGGCGTCGTCGCGCTCTACATCCTGATGGGTCGGATGCCCGGCGAGGGCGGCTGGAACGGCACCCTTCTCGCGGTGATCGTGCCCGGCCTGGTCAGCGCGTTCGGCGTCTTCTACATGCGGCAGTTCATCCTCGACGCGGTGCCCGACGAGCTGGTCGAGGCCGCGCGGATGGACGGCGCGAGCACCATGCGGATCTTCTGGAGCGTGGTGGTGCCGGCGGTCCGGCCCGCCATGGCGGTGCTCGGCCTGCTGACGTTCGTCGCCACCTGGAACGAGTTCCAGTGGCCGCTGATCACCCTTGGCGGCACCGACTACCCGACCTCGATGGTCGCCCTCTCCGACCTCGCCAGCGGCAACTACGTGCTGTACCGGCGGGTACTGGCCGGCGCCCTGGTCGCCACCCTCCCGCTGCTGGTGATGCTCTTCATCGGCGGCCGTCAGATCGTCCGCGGAATCATGGAAGGTGCGGTGAAGTCGTGA
- a CDS encoding extracellular solute-binding protein, whose product MRRSLTHWVRTAAVGAVSLVMVAACSGNSGGGGGSRADGPVSLKINFWGDFGLDELKKKYEDANPNVKISLNTGEYNAQHEDLQKKLIAGSGAPDIAAVDEGFVVQFRGQADKFVNLLDKGAGTYEQKYLPWKWTQTLTPDGKTQIGLGTDVGGLAMCYRTDLFKAAGLPTERDQVSALWPTWDSFIQVGQRYTAKSGKKFIDSGTNIFNPVLGQQPVGFYDESDALKMDGGPKVAFDVAARTVAADLSANLAAFSPEWNSGFVKGNFAVLACPAWMQGHIKNTAPGTSGKWDVAAIPGGGGNWGGSFLTIPKQGKNVDAAYKFVEWLVQPEQQIEIFKKVGNLPSQPALYQDPAIRDFTNPFFNNAPVGQIFSKTAENLTPQYLGKKNGPTRVAVENVLNRLATGNLKGKTDQAWTEAVKEAEKAAKS is encoded by the coding sequence ATGAGACGGTCCTTGACGCACTGGGTCAGGACGGCCGCGGTCGGCGCGGTCAGCCTGGTCATGGTCGCGGCGTGCAGTGGCAACAGCGGGGGTGGCGGCGGCTCCCGGGCCGACGGCCCCGTCAGCCTGAAAATCAACTTCTGGGGTGACTTCGGGCTCGACGAACTCAAGAAGAAGTACGAGGACGCCAACCCGAACGTCAAGATCAGCCTGAACACCGGCGAGTACAACGCCCAGCACGAGGACCTGCAGAAGAAGCTCATCGCCGGCTCCGGCGCGCCGGACATCGCCGCCGTCGACGAGGGCTTCGTCGTCCAGTTCCGCGGCCAAGCCGACAAGTTCGTCAACCTGCTCGACAAGGGCGCCGGCACGTATGAGCAGAAGTACCTGCCCTGGAAGTGGACGCAGACCCTGACGCCCGACGGCAAGACCCAGATCGGCCTCGGCACCGACGTCGGCGGCCTGGCCATGTGCTATCGCACCGACCTGTTCAAGGCCGCCGGGCTACCCACCGAGCGCGACCAGGTCTCCGCGCTCTGGCCCACCTGGGACAGCTTCATCCAGGTCGGTCAGCGGTACACCGCCAAGAGCGGCAAGAAGTTCATCGACTCCGGCACCAACATCTTCAACCCGGTCCTCGGGCAGCAGCCCGTCGGTTTCTACGACGAGAGCGACGCGCTGAAGATGGACGGCGGCCCGAAGGTCGCCTTCGACGTGGCGGCCCGGACCGTCGCCGCCGACCTCTCGGCCAACCTTGCCGCGTTCTCGCCCGAGTGGAACAGCGGCTTCGTCAAGGGCAACTTCGCCGTGCTCGCCTGCCCGGCCTGGATGCAGGGGCACATCAAGAACACCGCCCCCGGCACCAGCGGCAAGTGGGACGTGGCCGCGATCCCCGGCGGCGGCGGAAACTGGGGCGGCTCGTTCCTGACCATCCCCAAGCAGGGCAAGAACGTCGACGCTGCATACAAGTTCGTGGAGTGGCTCGTCCAGCCCGAGCAGCAGATCGAGATCTTCAAGAAGGTCGGCAACCTGCCCTCGCAGCCGGCGCTCTACCAGGACCCGGCGATCAGGGACTTCACCAACCCCTTCTTCAACAACGCCCCGGTCGGCCAGATCTTCTCGAAGACGGCGGAGAACCTGACCCCGCAGTACCTCGGCAAGAAGAACGGCCCGACCCGGGTGGCGGTGGAGAACGTGCTCAACCGGCTGGCCACCGGAAACCTGAAGGGCAAAACCGACCAGGCGTGGACCGAGGCGGTCAAGGAAGCCGAGAAGGCCGCCAAGTCCTGA
- a CDS encoding LacI family DNA-binding transcriptional regulator, giving the protein MKRPTIADVARRAGVSKGAVSYALNGQPGVSEATRQRILAIAAEIGFNPSRAARSLSGATADAVGLTLCRPARTLGIEPFFMELISGVEAELSARSYALTLQVVADQEAEVAVYRRWWGERRVDGVLVCDLRTDDRRVPVLEELGLPAVVIGGPDGTGGLASVWSDDAAALVETVEYLVALGHRRIARVGGLPALLHTEIRTEAFARVCRRLGLADAVTVPSDYTGEEGARATRRLLSSATRPTAVIYDNDVMAIAGLSVAQEMGLAVPAEVSIVAWDDSPLCQLVHPPLTALGRDIPAYGAHAARQLLAVIGGSPASRVQDETAHLTPRGSTAPPRAN; this is encoded by the coding sequence GTGAAGCGGCCCACGATCGCCGACGTCGCCCGCCGCGCCGGGGTCTCCAAGGGAGCGGTGTCCTACGCGCTGAACGGCCAACCGGGGGTCTCCGAGGCCACCCGGCAGCGGATCCTCGCCATCGCCGCCGAGATCGGCTTCAACCCGAGCCGGGCCGCCCGCTCGCTCTCCGGGGCCACCGCCGACGCGGTCGGTCTCACCCTGTGCCGCCCGGCCCGCACGCTCGGCATCGAGCCGTTCTTCATGGAGCTGATCAGCGGCGTCGAGGCCGAGCTCTCCGCCCGGTCGTACGCGCTCACCCTCCAGGTGGTGGCCGACCAGGAGGCGGAGGTCGCGGTCTACCGTCGGTGGTGGGGCGAACGCCGGGTCGACGGCGTCCTCGTCTGCGACCTGCGCACCGACGACCGCCGGGTGCCGGTGCTGGAGGAGCTGGGCCTGCCTGCGGTGGTGATCGGCGGCCCGGACGGCACCGGCGGGCTGGCCAGCGTCTGGTCCGACGACGCGGCGGCGCTGGTGGAGACCGTGGAATACCTGGTCGCCCTCGGCCACCGCCGGATCGCCCGGGTCGGCGGGCTGCCCGCCCTGCTGCACACCGAGATCCGCACCGAGGCGTTCGCCCGGGTGTGCCGGCGGCTGGGGCTGGCCGACGCGGTCACCGTCCCGTCGGACTACACCGGCGAGGAGGGGGCGCGCGCCACCCGCCGGCTGCTCAGCTCGGCCACCCGCCCCACCGCCGTGATCTACGACAACGACGTGATGGCGATAGCGGGGCTGTCGGTGGCCCAGGAGATGGGCCTCGCCGTGCCGGCCGAGGTGTCCATCGTGGCCTGGGACGACTCGCCGCTCTGCCAGCTCGTGCACCCGCCGCTGACCGCGCTCGGCCGGGACATCCCGGCGTACGGCGCGCACGCCGCCCGGCAGCTGCTCGCGGTGATCGGCGGCTCGCCGGCCAGCCGCGTCCAGGACGAGACGGCGCACCTCACCCCCCGGGGCAGCACGGCACCGCCCCGCGCCAACTGA